The DNA segment CTTCAACAGCTGGTTCCAAATGGGTATTGATCATCCTGAAAACTTGTCCATCAATCTTTACATCTATAGAAGACCATCCTCGGATTATTGTAAAAGGTTGTCCTGCTAAGGGTATAGTTAGATTTGTTTGGAAATTAGCTTCCTGTTTTCTTATTACGTCTAATTTATGGTCTTTACGAATCAGAATTGCATCTCTATCCAAAAATTGAACTAAATTTCCATTGCTGTCTGGAAGTTCTGCCTTTACATCATTGTTAAGGGCCGCAACTTCGTATTTCAAACCTTGTTCCTCTAACGCTTCTAATAATATATCTATAAAGTCATAGGTTACGGTTCTAAAAGTTGGAATAATTAGACTCACCTGCACCGCCTCTTGCAAACCGATAAGATCAGGCTTTTCCGAAGCGATAACTTCAGCAATTGCCTTGGCTCGAACAGGAAAATTCGTCGCTAGAAATTGCCTAAAGACTTGTGTTACAACTTCAGGGATTTGCTCTGGGGACGCAGCAAACAATGGCTCACTTGTAAAACCTTGATAAATATTCCATGTTAGGAACGAAACCTTAAGATTATGTTCAGAATTCATTTCCATATCACTCCAATCAATAAATCTATTAATAGTAGATGAAATTAATGGAGAATGCAAACGGCAGTTTTACTATTACTTTGATGGTTTTATGTTAAATTAGGTATCAAATTGCTAGTTATTATATAAGGCTTCAAAACGTGCTACAATTATATGGTTAAGTTGTTATACAGAACTCTTCCTGATTCAGTAAAAAATTTGACCTTTGCAAATGTTATTAATTCAACTATCCTGCATCGTTAG comes from the Neobacillus sp. PS2-9 genome and includes:
- a CDS encoding endonuclease/exonuclease/phosphatase family protein; this translates as MNSEHNLKVSFLTWNIYQGFTSEPLFAASPEQIPEVVTQVFRQFLATNFPVRAKAIAEVIASEKPDLIGLQEAVQVSLIIPTFRTVTYDFIDILLEALEEQGLKYEVAALNNDVKAELPDSNGNLVQFLDRDAILIRKDHKLDVIRKQEANFQTNLTIPLAGQPFTIIRGWSSIDVKIDGQVFRMINTHLEPAVEAIRNAQANEILQGPGNTILPVIITGDMNSIPNSTTYNLFINAGFQDVWSHVGNGLGYTAHQAPDLLNAVYMLNQRIDYIFFKNVWEPIEAELVGESQNDRTKTGLWPSDHAGVSAKLNLEDHHHEESSDESGSFIMNSDCE